One genomic window of Leptospira harrisiae includes the following:
- a CDS encoding LA_0442/LA_0875 N-terminal domain-containing protein encodes MLYNIPTLEIPLKLTITQFIKIATLLVLFVSNLSAENILLKKGGTLQGKVVEQDQYKLKIRKEDGTTIVLNKTDILKVVYKDHLTAAEEDKLRKAEEEKERIKKEKEDAARLKKEQEEAARLEKENAAKNATLEADAKRKQEEDAKLAEADRKNLTKTGAAWRSAVLPGWGQWKQGRKVQAIVYPSIIAVGLFFTYDKHRMYLNAKRDYNNLENPYTTNGLIRAAFSPQTSATVSPAEAVVASQLGPFKGQRESVERHYQDMQYIGIATLLVYFWNIFDAYYFHPTGSGLSQDDTRKEKFFMHSSIDRVGYHPTAIAGDRGIEHRTQLGYEFTF; translated from the coding sequence ACTTTTGGTACTATTCGTGAGCAACCTCTCTGCAGAGAATATCCTCCTCAAAAAAGGTGGAACACTCCAAGGTAAGGTAGTCGAACAAGATCAATACAAGCTAAAAATTCGAAAAGAAGACGGAACTACAATCGTTCTGAACAAAACTGATATTCTTAAAGTGGTTTACAAAGACCACCTAACTGCCGCAGAGGAAGACAAACTCAGAAAAGCGGAAGAAGAGAAAGAAAGAATTAAAAAAGAAAAAGAAGATGCTGCCCGACTCAAAAAAGAACAAGAGGAAGCAGCTCGATTAGAAAAAGAAAATGCCGCAAAAAATGCTACTCTTGAAGCCGATGCAAAACGGAAACAAGAAGAAGATGCTAAACTAGCAGAAGCAGATCGCAAAAACCTAACAAAGACAGGTGCCGCTTGGAGATCCGCAGTCCTTCCTGGTTGGGGACAATGGAAACAAGGTAGAAAAGTGCAAGCCATTGTGTATCCATCGATCATTGCTGTTGGACTCTTTTTCACATACGACAAACATCGTATGTATTTAAACGCCAAACGTGATTATAATAATTTAGAAAATCCTTATACAACGAATGGTCTCATCCGTGCAGCTTTTTCTCCGCAAACCTCTGCAACTGTTTCCCCTGCGGAAGCGGTAGTTGCGAGCCAACTGGGACCCTTCAAAGGACAAAGAGAATCTGTAGAACGTCACTACCAAGATATGCAGTACATTGGTATTGCGACACTCCTAGTTTATTTTTGGAACATCTTTGACGCCTACTACTTCCACCCAACTGGTTCTGGACTAAGTCAGGACGACACAAGAAAAGAAAAGTTTTTCATGCATTCTTCTATTGATCGAGTTGGATACCATCCCACAGCCATCGCAGGTGATCGTGGTATCGAACATCGTACACAATTAGGATATGAGTTTACTTTCTAA